GTTGTACTGTCGGACACTGTATGGCCATAGATTTCAGAGTTACCTTTCACTTTCTTCCTGCAATATTCCTGACAATTGGATTTGCAATATGTAAAGATAAATTGATATTTCAATTAGCAGTAACTCCCTTAGCCCATCTAAAGAGACAATCATAAAAAAGGATCTCCTATGTATAACCACCActaaaaaaaccataaaatatctgaaatcGGTGCATATGTGCAGTAGCAAGTTTGTATAATAGTAATTTTGGAAGCTATGAAAGCTATTTAATTATGCAAATACTTACTAACATGATTAAGATTTGGACTTCATCAGGAATTGCACATTTATGCTTTTCATCTACAAAATAacttgaaagaataaaaatgatgGGAAATCTTTCTCGCTCCTCCTCTTTGTGTTCGCCTCAGTCCTGCCATGCTCCTGCCTCAGATACTCACTCACCTGAGATTTCTCTCCTCACACCCAGCGCCACACCTGcgtctttcaaaataatttcagtgttaCTTTTCTGGTCTGTTCCATGACACTGAACGGAATGTGTTCGGATTTATAGCGGCCAGCACATACCCAAATGTGTTTAAAGTGAGCTTAATTATAGAGAGGTCCCGACACTCATGTATTTGGATAAAAATGTGCATATAGCTAGAGTAGGGACGGTCTTTCTAGCATGCAAGAGTGTGTGAAAGAAAGTCCAGCTGCATGACTGAACAGCAGCCGACTGCAGCATTCCGGAGGCAAAGGGAACACATTGATCGTTCCAAATCACAGCCCCAGCCTTACCCTGATGGGGGAGCGCGCTCTGAGGGGCGGTGTGGACCCTTCGGCCTCGGCGGGCGGGGCCCCCTCGGCGGGCGGGGCCCCCTCGGCGGGCGGGGCCCCCTCGGCGGGCGGGGCCCCCTCGGCGGGCGGGGCCCCCTCGGCGGGCGGGGCCCCCTCGGCGGGCGGGGCCCCCTCGGCGGGCGGGGCCCCCTCGGCGGGCGGGGCCCCCTCGGCGGGCGGGGCCCCCTCGGCGGGCGGGGCCCCCTCGGCGGGCGGGGCCCCCTCGGCGGGCGGGGCCCCCTCGGCGGGCGGGGCCCCCTCGGCGGGCGGGATCCGCCCACCCGCTGCTCCATCCCTTGCAGCACTGGTGATTGGCGTTTCCCTTGACCAATCGAGTGGGAGGCGGCCGGCCCGCAAGGCTGGAGTGGCAGCTCAGCCGGCCAATAGTGGAAGTTGTGATGCCCTGCGCCTTCCCGCGGGCGGAGGGGAAGGTGGCGGCAGCAAGATGGCGGTGGCGGGCAAGGGGGTAGTGTCGGCTGCAGTGAAGCCGATCTTCAGCCGGGACCTGGGCGAGGCGAAGCGGCGCGTCAGGGAGCTGTACCGGGCCTGGTACCGCGAGGTGCCCAACACGGGTGGGTGAGGGACGCGGGGCCTGCTGCGCGGGCTCAAGGTCGGAACGGCCTTAATGACATTGGTGAAGCCGGCGGGCATCGCATGAACGAGACAGTGTAGTGATTTTTCGGGTTGAGTTGCCCGGTGCCGGTGGAACAAGTGCAGAGCGACGTGGATGACCACAGTACGTGTTGTGTTTCTCTTAGTGCACCTGTACCAGCTGGACATCACGGTGAAACAGGGGCGTAACAAGGTGCGGGAGATGTTCATGAAGAATGCCCACGTTAGGGATCCACGCGTGATAGATATGCTGGTTATTAAGGTACAAACAGTTAATTCTGATTTGATGAAGCTGCACAGAATGTGGATGATTGGTGGTGAGTGCGATGGAAGAGAGGGACAACTTTGTACAAGCCTGTCAATGGAGTGGTCGTCTCTTGAAGTTGGATTGGTACATGTGTGTCAGCAAACCTGTCGATAAGGGATCAGGTGGCTTTAGAATTCAGCAAGTGTATATCAAGCAAAGCGGCAGTTAAAATACTACGTTTGTTCTTCATTTTTGTTGCTTGCTTGTCTTTTAACGACAGCAATCAAAGGGAAAATAGGTGCTGCTCACTAATTTACTATTAAAAATGAACTTTCTACTTTCTACAGTACTTCAATGGATTGGAAAATGGTTTTCTTCCCTGATTCTGAAACATATATTACAGTGTCAGTACTTGGTGGGAAACTGATTTTGGGTGGCACTCCAGCACTCCAAATCTGCAACACATCTGATGGTGTTACAGGCCTGAGAGACCTATCTGCTTCAAAGCAATAATCGGCATAACAGGCTTCAAAATCTGTCTGAGCAACATAACTGACCTCTACAGTTCTAATGCATTAGAAAGCTTCCAGCAAGGACTGCCATGCTCACCTGTTTAATTTCTTGCATTTCAAGACAATTATTGGTTTTAGATGATGAAAAAGATGTGGAAACAGAAAATCCTAGGTAGTATGGTAGGTGACAATTCCAGTCAATCTCATTTTGCTCTGTGCTACCATCCTATAAAACCGGTAAAAAAGAATGGAATTGTGAAGAAGTTGCATGTCTCACCGGCAGTGATATTGGTGCAAAGCACTTGGCAGCAGTTAATTTTACAGCTAAAGTGTTGCTGTTCACCCAAATTCAGAAGAGGTGCTCAAAAGCTAGGAATGTTGTGTAGAGTTTTATGGGAGGTGCTGGTCAGGAGACAAAGCAGGTTTTAAGAATGGGACAGAGTTTTTTGCCTGTTTCATGGGGCTGGGAAGCTGAGAAATCAATTTAAAGTCCCAAGGCAGGAACGGTAGATTTGTCACAGTGTAGGTGATGCATGCAGGCTGTTGATGCAGCAATTATTTTCATAGGTGTTTTTAAGTGCATTCAAATAACTTTCACAGTACTGCGTGGTTAGACTTGGGCTCTAACTGCCAACTAATCTAAAAttcttctgtgtgtgtgcaggggaaAATGGAGCTTCAAGAAACCATTCATGTCTGGAAGCAGAGGACTCACGTCATGAGGTACTTCCACGAGACGGAAACCCCGCAACCTAAAGACTTTCTGTCCAAATTCTATGCGGGCCACAATCCCTGAGAAACTGACTCTGTGTGTTCCTGCCATGTATTACAAATAAAGttctataaaatataaaaaaaaatccataccAAGAGATTCTCTATCATAATAGCAGCCTAATGACTAGAGGAACCCAAAGCATGTGCAACTGATTATGATTTGTTCGAAATGCTGTAATTTCCTAGTTTTATCAATGTGTATTTTCAGTAGATGGCATTTATCCCATCACTTACCCTGTGGTGTCTGCTGAATAACCACAACACAATCTGGCTGTGGGTCTTTATGCTTAGCCTGCAGCCTCATCTGTAGATGTTAGCTCTATGAGGAGAAGGGCAGGCCTTCAGAAAAGCCACTGTACTCACAGAAATATTCTTGTGCTTGAGGCACATGTGTATTCATGCAGTGTCTTGCAATTTCAAGCTATGACTGTTGACTTAATGTTTTTTACTGGGCATTAGTCTTCCTAGTTTCTCACAGAGAATATGTAGAATCCAATGGGCAAAGAAATCGTTGTGCATGAAGACATCAGCAGGGTTCATTTATCTGCTGTAAAACGAAATTACCTGGAAAAAGGGAGTTTGTACTGTTTTCTAGAATACGAAGGCTCTTTAAGAGTTTCTGAAGCCTAGCAGAAGATTGTGTTCTACCGTCACCTCATCCACTGAATCAGGAATTACTATTCCTTTTTGAGAGGGATAAGGAGAATTTATTCTTTCACCAGACAGAAGAGGTTTTCAGCAAGTAACTCAGTGCTAGAGCTGTTCCAGATGTGACCAGCACTGTATGTTTGTAGTACACtcaaatttgttcttttttttctagtcTAAATAATCGTCTTTTTATCCTGTAAGTACTGGGACTTTCTCCCCCATGAGGACTGTAACTCAGCACTCCTCAGGGATGTGTACATAGATACCTTGGGGCTCCAGGGTTTTTTAAGGACAGGGTAGACAAAATCAGGAGGGGCCCAGGAGGGACTGTAGGACAAAGCAGTGAAAAGGATTTTGGCAGTATATAAAGCAGGAACAGGTACATGTGTGGCTCCCAAGAGCAGATAAACAGGAACAACCACTTCTCAGGTGACTTTGGGCAAGTAGGGGGCAACTGATACCAAGTGTCTCAAGAACCTGACAGCTGCCTTTAGCTGCAGCTCTTGGGGTTACTCAGATTACAGGCTCCCTTTTCTCTCAGTAGCCATGCTGGGGAGTTACTGAGCAAACAGTAAAAGCTGTGCCAAAGAATAAGGGAACAAATGTGCTTGTTGGAACTATACTCCCAATCCAACAGCAACACCAATAAGGAAAGAAGTGGGCAGACCTAGTGACTAGAAACCATGAGACACTGGAGCAATGCTggcttaagaaaaataaataattgacCAACCTCTCAAGGTTTCATTTTGAGCAAACACCTGGTCTGATGTGACTGAAGACACTCTTCCTGTGCCATAACAGCAGAGAAGATCTTTTAAGTCTATGATACAAAGATTTAAGTGCAATAGCAAACACTTTTATGAAAAGAGGAGTTGGAAGTTCATACAGTGAAGTAAACAAATATATTAGGGCTCTTCTGGAAGGAAGTACTGAACTACCTAGGAAATATTAGACACTTGGAGCCAGTGTTCAGAGGTTAAATGCTATAAAACATATGAGCAAGTTCATTTGCAACTTGTCACCTGAACCTTTACCAACCCCACTCAAAGTTTTTACTCTGTGATGATAATACTGTCTTTAGTCTTCAGTGAGGTGAAGTTAATGACAGTCCCCATTGGATACAGCTAGACTGATGAACCAAAGTGCTATTGTTGATGTGCACTCATTTTTTAACAGGGCTGTGTTGTagggctgctgcttcccctAGGATTCCCCTGTGCTGTAGATCAGTACTGAGTTACTGAAAGGactcagaagagaaaataagcaTGAGGAGAGCTTCCCTACAGACATATGGAGATAGAAAGGTTAAGACAGAAATGCTAGGACACAGGCAAATAATGTATAAAAACACAGGACCCAAGTTGCACATGTCAATCTCTTGATCTTTAATTGTGTTTCCCATGCTGCTAATTAAAGGCATCCCAAGCAGTCTTTGATGAGGTGAGCAATGTGTGTGCAAGGACCCAGAGCCTATCAAGCACTTCCTTCAATCCTGATCTACAGATTTCCAGCATACAGAGACACTCACTGGCAAAAGGGGATACAAagcccctgtccctgggaaGGACAAAACACAGGTGACAGATGTTGGAACCATTGTTTTGTCAATGGCGTTCTCCTTTCTGGTCTTCTGTTCCagtgctgaaataaaaaagcaagctGTTACAGATTCATTACTGAGCTGCAGTCTCTATCTTCCTCCCAAAACTATACAAGATGGAATTTACATAAGGGGAGTTTCCAACAGGCCAGTGCAGTCTTTGCAATCTTTTAAGTCTTAGCTTTTAGCTGCACAGTGCATGCTGGAAAACCCCTTATCAACTGGAATATATCCACTAAACTGATTATAAATgtacattatttacaattactTCTCTGAAATAGTCTCTTTGTTCTATGAAGAATCAAGTATGTACAAACTCATCTTTACACAAGCAAAAGCTAAACAGAATAACAGAAAACACTAGAAAGTGTAGCATAGTGCAGATAAAGGTGAattatttccattctttctGCAATGAGTCTGAATGGTCCAATTATTCCAGAGATCCATGTTGTAACACCCACCAGACAGTTTGTTCTCATGGGTTCTGGAACTCTCTTAAATTGTTCACCTACATCAGAATTTCAGACAGTACATGATTCTGTTTTTTTAAGAGTCATTCTGTGAGTTAAAAGACTTTTAAACAGGTAAACAAGTAGAACAAAATCATGGAAtcgtttaggttggaaaagaccttcaagtTCATTGAGTCCCAGTTGTTAATCCAGTACTGCCAAGTCCACTGCTAAACCACGTAGGTACCTCATCTACATCTtgtttaaatacctccagggtgtgtgactccaccacctccctagGCAGTCTGCTCCAAAGCTGAACAATCCTTTCcctgaagaaatgtttcctagtatccaacctaaaccttccctaGCACAACCTGAGGCTATTTCCTCTTGTCTGGTTGCTTGTTATTTGGGAAAAGAGACTGAATCCTACTTGGCTACAACCTCCCCGAGCCTTCTTTTCACCAGgctaaacagccccagctccctcagccatgcCTCCTAACAGGTGTGTTTTAGATCTTGTCAGctgaatcagaaataaaatgtaggCAATGACAGTCTGTACTGCAGACAAAAGAGTCTTCAGTGTTCCTACATTATACATCCAGAGAAGGACAACAGAGCTGGTGGGGGGTCCAAAGCACAGATCAGTCTCTAAGAAATGCATGGTGTGGAGGATGCCCAGATACCAGTCTGACCTACTCTggtagaaaacaaaacagttcaTAGCCAAAGGCATATCCGTGTGCATGTGTTTAACTGCAAGTGTGTCtttaaagctgctgctggctgtatTTCTTTGTCTGACATTCTCCTTCCTGCCCTAAGCTGAATGGGAAGCACAAATAATTAAACTGCTGGTGTAATGACATACCCTTTAATCATCGTCATCGTCATCCTCTGGGACAAAGATATCGTGTTCTTCAAGTAAGGCTGCAAAGTTCTTACTGATCTGAGTACCAACATACAGGAAAGGGATTACGACGCTGAACACTCTGAGAAGGCCGAAGGGCGTCTGCAAGGAGTCGATTAAAAAGTGGATCTTTACATCCAAGCAAGTCGCATTTCGGCTGAACCGGCGCACTCCCGGCTCCACAGGCGCGGGGAGGGCCCGGGAAGCGGCCCGAAGAACGATCTGTGTCCCTAGTGccaacccccaaacccaccgCGCTTCATTGTAGTATTCTAGTATTACAAACACTCCCGCACCAACGAGCGGGGAGCCCGAGCAGGAACACCCGTAGCTTAGAAAGAGGGAGCCGGTCACAAATGACAAAAGGCGGTGCCGTAGGCGGGTGTTGATCTGCCCCTTACGCCGCAGCGCTGCCTCGCTCGGGGGGACGTGGGGGACACGGGCCGGGTGAGCCCCGCTCCCGCCTCCTCCCGCTGCCGAGCGCTTCCGCATCTCCGCCTATAGCCCCCGCCCATTGGCCCCAAGAATTGTCATTCATCCCCAACGCCCcgcccacagcagctgtgcccgCACCGATTGGCTGCCGCCCGCTCGCCCCTCACTCACCTTAACCGGCTTGGGCAAAATGGCGCCGCTGCGGGTGACGGTGGCGCCCCGGGAGGGCACCAGCGGCACGGCCGGGGCCCGACCCGGCACACCCCAGCTCGCACGTCCCGAGCGAGCCACAGCTGCCACCAGGAGCCgcccggctgccgctgccatcATCCCGCCTGCCCCGAGCCGCGGCCGAGCCCAGGCGTCACCTGAGATCTCGCGAGATTTGTGGGGAGGCGGCGAGATCGGCGCTGCGCATGCGCGGGGCGAGGCCGCGCCCCCCCGGGCCTGGGGGCGTTTCTCGGTGCCCCGAGGGGGCGGACGGCCCGGGCCGCCTCCCGCCGCCTCCCGATAAGGGAAAACCGGGCCGGGCGGGAATGGCCAGGCCCTGCGGACACGCCCGAGGGACTTCACGGTTCCACTGGCAGCGCATGGGCTAGAAAACAAACCGGTTTATTCGGCTTCACTGCATAAAGTACAAACTCTAAACAATGTAATGCGATGCGTAATACAAGTTCCGCGTGTAAAACAAACTCTGAACAATGCAATGTATAATACGAGTTCCGCGTGTAAAACAAAGGCGCATGCAAAACCGCCTCCTAAAAACAGGAATACGTCCTACCTAAAATAGAAGCACTTGGAAAGGCAGGAGTCACTCATAGTGTTTTCCAGGTAATTGTGAGGAGAGAACACAATTTTTGTACTGCTATTGAAAGATGCCCCCgtgcatttatttcagtggagtttttttttcagcttctctgcAAAGGCGGCCGAGAGAGAGGTAACATTGAGGGGTGGCTCCCCCAGGCACTATTAGTGCAGTAGCTACTGCAACACAAAATCTCTGATGTTGTTCATGATTGTCCACCACATAGCTAAGAGTGGCCACAGGTAAAACCTTCAGGTTGCTCTTCACCAGGACTCAGTGGAAAACAGCACcgtttgaaaaaaaaaaatatatatatatgcagaaATTATATATTACAGGCTCAAATCTGAAATGCCAGCCTCAGAAAAATGTAAGGATTAAATCAACTGTTTTAGCAGGATTAAGAGCCCttctcagcacagctcacaaAGGCCATGTCAGAATTGCCCTTCctctttcaatttcttttaaattttagcaCTTTTCTCTCATTGCTTATTCACTAAAGAAAACTCTTAGAAAAGGATTTTACTTGAGTACTTTAAGAAAAGTACCCATTCAATTTCAGTGTTCAGCTCCCCCTTTGCCAAGGAACCTGTTTAGATAGAcattctatatttttaaaaataaaaaggggaagTGAAGGCAGGAGGTGAAATAGTCCAAACCTGACTGACTGGAGAAAAACCCTGGGTGGCAATCAGTCTTATTTTGCGGCCAGGGACCATGTGCAGTGAAAACTCTCTGACTTTCCTGCAACAATCTCTGCCTGCAGAAAGACAGACAGGCTGCTCCATTAGCCAGCTGAATGTTCAGCCTCAGGAAGCTGAAATCCCATTCTCCTACCTGGGGGCTGCTTCaaaggcagtgccagcacaacCAATTCAGCTGGGCTGGCTCGATAGCCTCGATCTCTGAGGAGGcactgcagcactcagctgCTTCCTGCCTAATGAAGCAAGTGGCAGTGGTCATTAAAAAACCTGTACTCCCATACAAATTTGGGCATGGCTCCCATTATGGCCCTCTGCACTCAGAAAAGGGTGgatcctgctgcaggagtgggATGGTGAGTAAACCCTGATCAAGTGCATCCAAAGTCATGCAGTGCTTTGGAGACCTAGCAAAGGCCCAGGCAAGGATGGCTGGGCTGAGCATAAATGTGGATCAGGATTCAGCCATTTTCTTGTCAGCACTGcagaataaaactaaaattgcagaaaaaaaatattccaaatgcGATCAGACGGAAAGCAGAGCGCAGTGCCTCACTTGCAGGATTGGGGATTTAGTTGGGATATGTGCTAACGCAAAAGTAGGTAGCATGGAAATTGTGCTGTTTGAATGGGACAGATTAAAGCATTAAATATAAGCTCTTTAATAGTGTTATGAGCACAATCCTGGCTTACTAAAACAAACTAAGCTTCTTAAAAGTTAAACTGCCCTTAAATGAATAATACTGTCTCAGTTTCAGTTCTGACAGAACTGGCtttgttaattaattttccCTTCAAGTCACTCCCAATTCTTGGGCCTCACATAGGAACTGCCACTacattttgatttgttttggaaGTTGAGTCTTTACTGTCAATCTGCCTTACGTTAATCTGAGAATTAGGAATATTCTCTCtgtattacattaaaaaaaataaccacagGAAAATTCTTGATAAATTTGACATTGGTCCCAAAACACATGCTCAGAGCAAGGAGGTACCAGGTAGTGCAATCCCCtgatgctgctgccctggcatgGGAAAGGGGACACATTTACAGCCAGGAATGCTGCAACACTAAACTCTTcaagcagcagggcagggaggcagaaaCGGCCCCTACATCCAACCAGCTGAGTTGCTGATGAAGCCAGGGCCTTGCTCCATGGCCACCTGCTCCTGATTTTTCTGAACTGTTTTcacaaaagcagaacaaaaataatcctCACAAACGTGACGACCCTTACTGTGAAGTAATACAGCCACAAACTGGAGAGGACTGGATTACATTACTCACAAGTGAAGGTTACATTCTCACTGCCCAAAGTCATTTGCAAGATCTAATTTAAGATCTGATCTCCTCTAATATACCATCTAGCCATAATTAGGCAGGAAGCTGGATGCTCATAATCTTAAACTACcagtgacattttttaaaaggcaccAAGAGTTAATAGAAATTTGATTTCTGCATTGGCTATCTCTACAGGCTATTGCAAAGTAGGAAGCCAAGTGTGTTTAAGTCCTGAAAGATTCCAGCCTGTCATGACCTGAAATGGGCTTTTGCTTTCCTAGAAAAGCTCTTTAACAAAACAGGATAATAAAAACAGGTTTAATGTTTTTAGATAGGAAGCATGCAACTAGGTAagggagatttttaaaaagcatccCAAGAGTGTTCCAGTCCCTGGACTTGGCACCCACCTACTGGTACCGTGTGCCTTGTGGCCAAGGTTTCTGACCTACTGATGGGTAAGTCTCTTTCCATAGTGAGGTGACAGGTGTGCCATTcctgcagccctcccagcctgctgggagGATGGGATGTGCTGCAGAGATCAGCCAAGCAATGCTGACATGAAATCAGAGGGAAGTGCCAGCAGGCAGGTGCAGGCTTGGTAGAAGGTAGTGATATGGCTTTGGTGCTAGAGAGGCAAGCCCAGACACTGCCAACACCCGTAACTCACTCCCACACATTCACTTCTCCTCCTGAGACCagccctctctccctccccactcctTCAAAGCCCCTCCTCCAactgtgcagcactgccaggagctgggcaaaGCCACAACACTGAGAGGCCCTGCAGGAGTGTGGCTCTGCACACCCTCTTGGGCCAGCAGCCCGAGGAGCTGGTTGAGCCCTATATGGCACTTTGCAGGGGCTGTGGTCTAAGCAAAGGCTGAGAAATTTACTCCTGCCCAGGCAAAGAGGCTTTAGCATCCCTGTTCAGGAACAGGGAAACCTTGAGCCAGAGATATTAGCAGGTTTGGTTACCACTTGACAGAGTCCAGATCAGCTCTGGGGAGCTCCTGGTATCCTTGCTGTGGCTTCAGGCCAAGTTCTCTGTCTCCATTTCAGACTTGCTGCTGAATATGAGCACACAAAGAGATAGTTACAAGACCATGATATCCACATCCTGAAGGATTTAGCTGAAAGAAAGATTAATGCAGAGGAAAGTAAAGAAACAATGCAAaagccccagctgctgggccAGCAACAGCTGCAGCGGCTTACACGTCCTGTAGTGAGAGAGGCACAAGGCTGGAGGCATGTGCCAGGGCCAGTGACCTGTCAGAGGCACTTCATAAGAGCCCAGCCTTATCTGCTGCAGAAGAACAAAGGCAGAAGGACCTTGGTACAGTACCACAGACAGTAATAAACACTGACCAAAAACAAACTTCCAcactgagaaacaaaaccaaaaaatgtgGTGAAGGAGGGTTAAGGGATGAAACACTTGGAGCATCCACCACGTCAGGACAGCAAGTGGCCAAGCCCGTTGGCTGAGGTTCACTACATATGTGCTGATTTGGGCAGCTCCTATTTCCAGCAGAGAGAGTTTAAATAAAGGTGGCTCCCCTGGCATTACACACTCTCCAGCTGTATAAAGCTTCATGGAAATTAAATGTGAGGTTTAGAGGAGATTTGAGTCCCTCCCAAGTGAAGCATACGCACACAGCACATTCAGCCACTCCTGAGGGCTGGGGCAAGCAGTGTCCCTCACTTCACTCTTCCCGCATGCAGGACAGGCTGCCGGGCACAGCTGGCCAGTGTCTTGTGTCCTGCACCCCCAGTCACGGGTGTCCCCtcttctgcctctcctgccaTTCCCGCCTCAGCACTGCGATCTCCTGCCCGTACCAGTTGTGCAGCTTGGAGAAGCAGATCGTTTCTGGTGACACTGGGCTCTCCAGCATGGCAGGTGAGAGGCCAGGTGCTGGGGatcctgtggcactgccagtgGCCGAGCGCCGGCGTGGAGGCAGGGGCGGGGGCTTTGTTTGCCCCCCATCATGGTCAGTGCAGGTGGCCCCACTGGCGACACAACCACCACTACTCCATGTGGAGTAGCCGTTCTCCAGGGTGGTGGGCTTCTCCTGGAGAGGCTGCAAGGCAGGGTTGGAGAGATGCCTCTTCCTGCCAGAGGAGGACCTCTGTGGAGACTTACGGCAAGCAGCCAAGCTCTTGCAagcctcctccagctgcttctccagctcccttACCACCAGCCGCATGTAGTCGAAGCTGGCCCGTGAGAGTGCCTTCACCCAGGCCTCCATGGCAGCCTGCCCATCGGCCACCAGCACATAAGCCCTGGCACCAGCGTCATCAAAGCGGATGGCAAAGGCGAACTCCTCAGCAGCCTCGCACAGCTCCACAGTGCAGCCCTCCAGGACCACCAGCCCCACAGGCTCCCGGCTCTCCCGCTCCTCAAAGTAGAAGAGGAGGTTGCCCTTGAGGACGAACCAGCGGCGCTGGTAGGAGGTGCCATGGTGGTGGGCATGGTGGTGGTGCCGCTCCACCCGCTTGCGCAGAAAGCCGGTGTGGTCGGCAGGCGAGTCGCAGGTGGCGTAGTGGGCCACGCTGCGCTCATTCAGCTTCATCGCCCCACCTAGGAGCAGAGGAACAGAGGGGGAAGAGGTTGTCTTGGTGTGCGGAGCATGTCACTGGCCCCACCAGAAGAGGCCTgatcctgctcccagggaaaagcagcctcGACTCCAGCAGGCACTAATACAGGACAGTGTCTAACCCCGCAGTACCCTACAAAGGGCAGGCTGGTTCCTCGCTGCTGCAAAGAGGAGGTCACTaccagagcctcaccacccaGACACCTGCCTTCCCTGGAATGCCAACACTGCTGTTTCATTTCTTATTCCACAAGTGACCTActttgctgatttttaatgGGGCACATCAAAGAAATTTGCTTCTGCCTGTGAGGCACTCATTTTGCTCTCTATATTAGAAGGCAGGATAAGAAGAGTGTTTCAGACCCAAGGGCTCCGGAAGTCATACTTCTGCCCCATTCCCTACTCCCTGTCTCCATGCAGGACCACCCACCCCCACCAGCTCttctggcagcagagctctcagctccagcaggttCACCAGCGGTGGGGTGCAAGGTACCATACCAGCTGTGCAGGTCAGACCGCAAACCCTCGCTGTCTTCCttggccaggctgctccctaGCCGAGGGTGTCTGAAGCTTCAGTGTGATGAGCACCATCCTTTGTTAGAGGAAAAGGATGAAGAAGTAGGAGTTACGGACCAGAACAGTTTGGGACTGACAGAGCTAAGAGCTGTGTcactcccaccccagaaatccAGGGTCCTCAGTGCAGGCAAGCTGCACTGGAAACTGGGCTGGCAAAACTGGGGGAACATGCACTCTTTTCAAAGCCTGGGCCCCATTCCAGCTCAGGCCAGCACtcctgtgtgtttgttttctggctcctaggtttgttttgggtttattaaaagaaaaaaaata
This genomic interval from Catharus ustulatus isolate bCatUst1 chromosome 4, bCatUst1.pri.v2, whole genome shotgun sequence contains the following:
- the NDUFA6 gene encoding NADH dehydrogenase [ubiquinone] 1 alpha subcomplex subunit 6, encoding MAVAGKGVVSAAVKPIFSRDLGEAKRRVRELYRAWYREVPNTVHLYQLDITVKQGRNKVREMFMKNAHVRDPRVIDMLVIKGKMELQETIHVWKQRTHVMRYFHETETPQPKDFLSKFYAGHNP
- the SMDT1 gene encoding essential MCU regulator, mitochondrial, with translation MMAAAAGRLLVAAVARSGRASWGVPGRAPAVPLVPSRGATVTRSGAILPKPVKTPFGLLRVFSVVIPFLYVGTQISKNFAALLEEHDIFVPEDDDDDD
- the PHETA2 gene encoding sesquipedalian-2 produces the protein MKLNERSVAHYATCDSPADHTGFLRKRVERHHHHAHHHGTSYQRRWFVLKGNLLFYFEERESREPVGLVVLEGCTVELCEAAEEFAFAIRFDDAGARAYVLVADGQAAMEAWVKALSRASFDYMRLVVRELEKQLEEACKSLAACRKSPQRSSSGRKRHLSNPALQPLQEKPTTLENGYSTWSSGGCVASGATCTDHDGGQTKPPPLPPRRRSATGSATGSPAPGLSPAMLESPVSPETICFSKLHNWYGQEIAVLRREWQERQKRGHP